The genomic stretch CAGCGAGCGGGATTTCCGAGAGCGTGTTCATGACCAGCCGCGACGGCATCCACTGGGACCGGCGTTTCATGGAGGCGTTCCTGCGCCCCGGGCCCGACCCGGACAACTGGACCGACCGGAACATGTACAAGGGGGTCGGCATCGTGCCCACCGGTCCGGCGGAGATGTCCATCTACTACGTCGAGCACTATCGGCACCCCTCGGTCCGGCTGCGGAGGGGGACTCTCCGCATTGACGGATTCGTGTCGGTGAACGGAGGCTATTCCGGCGGGGAGCTCCTGACGCGGCCCCTTGTTTTCCAGGGCAGGGAGTTGGCCCTGAACTACGCCACTTCGGCGGCGGGCAGTCTGCGGGTGGAGGTTCAGGACGGTCAGGGAAAGCCCGTAGACGGCTTTGGGCTGGCCGACTGCGGGGAACTCGTGGGGGACGAGATCGAACGGGTCGTCGCCTGGCGGCCTGGACGCGATTTGAGTTCGTTGTCGGGGACGCCCGTCCGGCTGCGGTTCGCCGTGAAAGACGCGGACCTGTATTCCATTCGGTTCCGGACCTGACGCCGGCACGGGCTGGGAGGGAAAGATGAGACTGCATCGCTGGTTGACGCTCCTTTTCGGTGTCATGTTCGCAACCGTCGCCTGCTCTCCCCAGGGAGGAGGCGAAGGCGGCGGCGCCGAAGGGACGGTCTTCCCCAAGGACCGGAAGCGGCGGATCCTCTACTACGACGCCGCCTCGCAGGAAACCTGGGGTTACATCGACCAGGGCCGCAAGATCCCATACACGAAGCTGATCGCCGACATCACCGACCATCAGGCCTTCCTCGACGCCCGCACCAACATGACCTTCGGCACCCAGGTGGACACCTACGTCTTCCACGTCGGCAATGGCGCGGACCCTCCCTACAACACCTCGACGGAGATGCTCTGGCCCTGTTTCAGTTCCTACGAGGAGGTGCGGGACCTGGTCATCGAAGCCTGCCACGCCCGCGGAATGGAGGTGTGGGCCTCCCTGAGGATGAACGATCTGCACGCATCCTGGCGGTCCGTCTCCCTCCATGACCTGGACGATCCCTTCAAGATCGAGCATCCGGAGTTCCTGCTGGCCCCTGAAAGCAGTCGGCACCTGGCCTCCGAACTGACCGAACACATGCTGTGGTCTGGGTTCAACTTCGTCCATCCGGAGGTCCGGCAACACCGGCTGGACTTCATCGAGCGGACCGCCGCCGCCCATGATTTCGACGGCTACGAGCTGGACTTCAACCGCATGGGCATCAGTTTCCCGCTGGGACAGGAGCGGCAAAACGCGCACCTGTTGACCGAAATGATGCGCGAGGCGCGGCAGCGGCTGGATACCGTGGGGGAGCGGCGGGGACGTCCCTACACCCTGGCCGTCCATGTCGTGGACTCCCTGGAACGGTCGCAGGAGCTGGGCATGGAGGTCGATGTGTGGGTCCGGGAGGGGCTGGTGGACGTGCTGCTTGTGGGCATGGGCCACCTCCCCAGCCGGCTGCGGCTGGACCAGTTCCTGAGTCTGGGGCGGGCCCACGGGGTTCCCGTCTACGCCACCCTCAACGGCAACTCCTATCGGGCCGGGGCCTGGGAGGGGCTCTACGGTCGGCCGGTGTTTCGGGAAGGCATGCGGGCCAGCGCCGCCTATTACCACCAGGAGGGTGCGGACGGCATCTATCTGTTCAACTACGCCAACGAGCCGACCCAGGAACTGACCCGGGAGGAGTTCGTCTCGGCCCTCAGCGAACTGGGGGAGGCCCAGACTCTGGCGGGCAAGAACAAGGTCTATGGCATCCACTCCACGGCCCACACCGGAGGACCCATCATCCAGGGGTCCGAGTCGGCCCTCCTGCCCGTGGTCCTGGATCGGGTGGAGACCAAGCTGCCGCTGCTGATGGGACCGGACGCCGACGATGAGAACGCCCGCTTCCGCATCAGCCTCTGGACGGCCGACAGTCGAGAGGACACCCGCATCTGGGTCCGGCTGAACCACACCCTGCTTGCCGCGCCGACCCGGGAGGAGCCCTGGTATCACCTGGACGTTCCCGCCAGGATCATGCGCAGCGGCAACAACGAGTTGGGCATCATATCGGACGTTCCGGCGGGAGGACCGTTCCCCGGGATCGTGGCTCCACCCGGCGTCAAGCGAAAGGACTGGCTGGGTTGGAAACGGAACGAGGGGACCCTGGTGGACGAGTTCGCGGAGGGTCGATTGGTTCGGGACCCGGATACGGCAGGTAGAGACGGACCCGACAAGAGGCGTCCGGTGATCGTGCACCAGATTTTCGTGACCGTGGAATATCCGAATCGGTAGGGGGGAATCATGCGCGCCCTCGGACGAATTCCGCTGTTTGGGCTGGGGATCCTGTTCTGCCTCGTCTCCACCGCCGGATCGGCCCTGGGTCAGGCGGAGACCCGGATCAAGGAACCACCGGGCCGCTTCGACGGGACGGGGCACATCGTCACCGGCGACAAGCTCTCCGCTTCCAAGTACGTGAAGGGGACCTCCATCGAGGGCTCTTGGGCGGTGTTGCCGACTCCGCCTCTCGAGATCGGGAACCGGCGCCAGTTGCTCATGGACGGCTACGTCGTCGAGGACCTGGCCGGCTGCCGCAGGGTGGTCCATCGGCCGCGGCGGCACCCGGACAACCCCCTCATCACCGGCGGCGCCTCACCGGACCACAGGCAGACCCACGTGGTGAGCACTCCCAGTGTCGTCTACGACCGGGAGCGGGGCCTCTACCGCATGTGGGCCAACGGCTACCGGATGTATCGCACCGCAGGCCAACACTTCGGACTCTATTTCGAGTCGCGGGACGGATTGACCTGGACGGCGCCCGACCTGAAGCTGCACCGGATCGAGGGTCTTTCGGCTCCCAACATCTTCTTCACCCAGCCGGGACGGAGCGCCTCCATCGCGGTCACCGAGTTGCCCGCCGAATGGCGCCGCAAGGGGCGCTATCTGCTGGCTTACCACAGCGGAGAACTGGGACGGAACCCCGCCACCCTGCAGATGCCCGGCGGAGGAATGGAGGTCCGGATCGCCCTGAGCGAAGACGGCATCCACTTCCGGGACCAGGAGGAGAACCCCATCTTCCGGGGCCAGAGCGACTGTGAGAACCAGATTCTCTACAACCCGGAGCGGAAGGTCTTCATGCTCTACCGGAGGCCGCCCATCAATGCCAGCCGAATCCGGAAGATCGCCTATTCGGAAAGCTCCGATCTCGTCAACTGGACCCAACCCGCCGTGATCCTCAGGCCCGACGAACTGGACCCCTCCTCGTTCTATGGAATGACGGTGGCGCGCTACGAAGGGCTCTACCTGGGATTTCTGGAGAATTTCTACTACAAGCAGCCGTTCGACGTGGAATCCAAGCCGGCCAAGCACATGCAGATCGACATCCAGTTGGCCTGGAGCCGGAATGGCATCCACTGGGAGCGCCATCCGGCCCGTCCTCTCTTCCTGGAGACGGGACCCGCCGGCACCTACGACTGGGGCATGGTCTTTCCGCCGGTGGGCCTGATCCAGCGGGAGGACCGGCTCGACTTCTACTACGTGGGGCGCGAGCAGCTCCATGTCCGCATGCCGGGCAACTCGCACATCTGCCTGGCCACCCTGCGCAGGGACGGCTTCGTCTCCATCGAGGCGCCCCAGGAGGGGTTTCTCCTGACCCGGCCCCTCAAGCACCCGGGCGGACGGTTGCACATCAACGCGAAAACTTCCGCCACCGGCTCCATCCGGGTGGCCGTCCGGAGTGGAGACGGCGAACTGGACGGGCAATGGCTGCCGGAGTGGGACTACGACCGGTCCCGCACCTTCACCGGCGATTCCACCGACCACGTCATGGTCTGGAATGAAATGGAGGACCTGGAATCACTCAGTGGAAAGAGTATCCGCCTCCAATTCTGGCTGCGAGAAGCTCATCTCTTCTCGTTCTGGTTCGAGTAGGAGGGGAAACCCCAAATGAAAAGAGTGAACCTGAACCGACGCCGTTTCCTCAGCCGGACCCTGGGCGCCGGCGTCCTCGCCTCTGTCGCCCCGGCTCTTCACGGAGCCGCGTTGTCCGCACCGTCCCCCAGCCGCCGCAGCCGAATGCGCTCCCTCGACGCCGTTGCCGACCGGCAAGTCACGGTCTGGCGGCCCCAGGGGCGCTTCACCAAGAACCCCGACCTGATCCGGTTTCCCGGCGGGAAGCTGATGCTGGTCTACAACGACTGCGACGCCCACTGGCCGCAGGAGACGACCCGGCTCACGACCCTCGAAAGCCATGACAATGGAAAGACCTGGGGGACTCCCCGGGTCGTCTCGGAGGCGGACCCTCGAAAGGGCGAGGAGCGCTGGGTGACCCCGCGGATCAGCCGCCTCAGCGACGGGCGGCTGGTCATCATCTGCGACCAGAACGACTTCAGCCACATCCACGAGGACCAGCCCCCCGGGATCTGGAGCTGGTTCAGTTCGGACGAGGGGCGGACTTGGAGCGTGCCCCGGCTGACAGGGGTTCCCGGTTTCGAGCCGGACCGGATCGTGGAGCTGCCGGACGGAACCCTGCTCATGGCCTCCCAGATCTTCTTCAAGGCCACGCGCAAGATCGGCGTCCTGGTCATGCGCTCCACCGACGGCGGGATGACCTGGAAGGACCGGAGCATCGTCGCGGCCGACACGGTCCACCATCATTCGGAAGCCGCCATCGTGGTCCTTTCCGACGGCTCCCTCGCCTGTGTGCTGAGGGAGAGCAACCATCACGGCTATCCCTCGTACCTCTGCTTCTCCAACGACGGGGGCCGGAACTGGAGCCGGCCCGAACCCATGCCCTTCGCGGGAGACCGTCCCTACGCCAAGCAACTGCCCGACGGACGGGTCCTGGTCACCTACCGGAACCGGTCGGGGAACCGGGGCACCCACGCCTGGATCGGAGACCTGCGCCGCAATCCCGGATTCCAGCCGGGCGGAGTCCACTACCACGACCGGGTAAAGCTCGAATCGGGGGAACTGCGCGTCGATGACGTTCCCGGCGGCGTGACCCAGTACATTCTTCTTCCTCCCGAGAACTTCCGGAGCGACCTGTTTCTGGAAGCGGTGCTTCGAGTCGAGGGACCAACGGATCAGCCCGTCGCCTCCTTGGAGATCGGCCGTCTGGAACGGAGGCTGGACGTCTGCAGCAACGGCCTCCGGCTCTACGCGCCCAAGCGGGACCTGGGACCCGACCGGGCCAGCGGCGGCCGCATCGACCTGAAGCACGAACTGGACATGACGAAGCCGAGAAACGTCCGGCTCAACGCCTGGAAGGGCCTGTTCACCGTCCAGGTCGACGGCAAGGTGGTCATGAGCCGGGCTCTCTACAACGACTTTCCGCTGCTGGAGACGTGGTTCGGACGGGCGGAGAACGGCAAAGGAACGAGTTGGTGGAGCCGCGCCGCCTACCAGGTCAGCAACGACACCGAGCCGCATCACCAGTGGGAGTGGCGGGCCGACAGCGGCGAGCATCCCGACCAGTACCAGTTGGACCACATGCTGGAGCTCCACGCCAATACGCCTTCCGCCACCCACCGGCCCGACAACGGATACTCCTCCTGGGTGGAGCTGGAGGACGGACGGATTTTCATGGTGGACTACAGCAACCGGGGCGACCCCCGGACCAAGGCCCATCTCTACGGGGTGTATTTCTCACCCGGGGACTTCCTCACATGACCTCGCGTCCGGCACGGGGCTGGTTGTTGGCCGCCGGCCTGCTCTTCTGCGGGCTGTTTTCGACGGGCTTCCCGGCTCCCTCCGAAGTGCGGGAAGTGGGAAGCGAGCTCCAGCCTCTCTGGGACGACTGGCTGATCGAAAGCCTGGAGAACGTCCGGCATGTTCTTCACCGGCCGGAGCCGCGGGAGGTCGTTCTGCGGCGCGACCGTCCCTGGGAGGACCACGCCATCTACAATCCGGTGGTCATCAAGGACGGATACCGGTACCGGATGTGGTATCGGGCCCGGGCGGTGGAGAAACCGATCCTGACCGCCTACGCCGAGAGTCTGGACGGGATCCATTGGGTGAAGCCCAAGCTGGGCCTCATCGAGCACGACGGGTCGAGGGAGAACAATCTCGTCTGGCCGGTGCCCGGGGGCATCGGCCGGTCCGTCTCCGTCGTCAAGGACGGAAACCCCGAGGCGGACCCTCAGGAGCGCTACAAGGCCATCACCAACCAGGGGACCAAGCTGCCTTCGGGCCGGGAGATCGCCTTGCTGTACGGCCTGGTCTCCCCCGACGGCCTGCGCTGGCGCATGGTCCGGCAGGGACCCATCGTCGTGCCGCCGCTGGGAGACGGGGCCTTCGATTCCCACAACATCATTCTGTGGGACGAAGCCCGGGGGCGCTATTCCATCTACGCCCGGGGCTGGTACCGCCGCGGAAGCAGGCCGCTGGACGGAAAGACGGTGGGCAGGGGACCCTACCATGTCCTGATCGGGCGCCCCTCGGGAGTGGTCGAGAAAATCAGCCGGATCCGGGACATCCGCCGTTTCACTTCAAAGGACTTCCGGAACTGGTCCGAGCCCGAGTACATCGGTCTCGGCGAGACGCCGCTGGAGCACCTCTACAAGAACTCGGCCGTGCCCTACTATCGGCGTCCCGACCTGATCCTCATGTTCCCGAAACGGTATCACCCCACCCGGAAGTTTCACGCCGACTGGCCGGCGCCCGGACAGTCGGAGGTGGTTTTCATGTTCAGCCGGGACGGCGTGAATTTCGACCGGCGCTTCATGGAGGCGTTCCTCCGGCCCGGCCCGAACCCCTTGAACTGGCATGAACGGGCCATCCAGGTGGGCCCGACGCTGGTCCCCACGGCACCGGGCGAGATGTCTCTGTACTACGCCGAGCAGGGCAAGACGGACCAGGTCCGGATCCGCCGCGCGGTACTTCGTGAGGATGGATTCGTGTCCCTTCGCGCTCACTACCCGGGAGGTGCCGTTCGAACCCGGCCCTTCGTGTTCTCCGGGTCGAGGCTGTTCCTCAACTACTCGACCTCCGCAGCCGGAAGCATCCGGGTGGAGATCCAGGATGAGGCGGGCAATCCGTTCCCAGGCTACTCCCTTGAGGATTGCCCGGAGATCTACGGGGACGAAATCGAACGGGAGGTGAAGTGGCGGGCCGTTTCCAGCGTCGAGAGCCTCGCGGGTCGTTCGGTCCGTCTCATGATCTCCATGAGAGACGCCGACCTTTACTCCCTTCGTTTCCGGTAGGAGGGGGGACATTCTTGTCCCCCATTCCTCATCACTCAAGGAGCGGGGGATTTCCTACCCCCACTTCCGGTCCTCCATTTCCACATGCTCATTCCGCCGGGTGTTCGCCGACTCGCCTCCTGGAAAGCGGTATTTGTGTAGATCGCTGTGTAATATAATGTGTAGAGTGTGACGCGATGGCAACGAACCTTGGAATAGATCCGGATCTGCTCGAACAAGCCTTGGCGGTCAGTGGCGAAAAGACCAAGAAGGCCACCGTCAACCGCGCCTTGCGGGAATTCATTGCCCGCCGTAGTCAGGAACGACTGCTCGGTCTGTTTGGCACACTGGATTGGGACGACGACTACAACTACAAGCGCGAGCGTTCCCGTCAGTGAACCTGTTCGTGGATACGAGTGTCTGGTCTATTGCACTCAGGCGTGATTCGCCGCCGGACGTTTCCGAGGTGCGGCGCCTCCGGGAGGCACTCGTCGGGGGCACGGTCTACACGACCGGACTCGTGCTTCAGGAATTGTTGCAGGGTTTCCACGGTCCGCGCGCCCGGACACAGCTCATCGACCGCTTCTCGGCCATGGCCATGATCGTCCCGACGCGCGGTGATCACATCTCCGCGGCCCGCCTGCGCAACGAATGCCGTCGCAACGGCATACAGGTCGGAACCATCGATGCGCTGCTCGCACAGCTCTGCATCAGCCACAAGCTCGTCATGTTGTCGACCGACCGGGATTTCATTCATATCGCAGAGTACACGCCACTCCGGCTGTGGAGGGCGGACTAACCCTGATTTCTACCCAGGTCGCTACGAAATTGACGAACACAAATCATTTTTTAGCATTGACGCGTGTTTTCCAAAGGTTGCTCCGGGACAGAATCCCCGGCAGGGGAATTCCTCGCTCCACGACAGTGGGTCAGTCGTAACTGGACGGTACGATCGTCTCGAAGTGAAGGCGCTTGCCGCTCCGCATGCTGGCGCCGCCGACCAATAGCAGCCGCCTGCCGTAGGGCAGCATGCGGTGAAAGAACCGGTCGTCCTGGAGCCGGGCTGCGATCCTCCACACGCCATCAGCGGTCTCCAATACCTGGACGTTGCCGTTGTAGGTGCTGACGATGCGACGACTCCGATATTCTCGCGCCGGGAAAGGACTTGGAATTCATACTATTGACATTGATCCAACATGGTCGTCTCTCCTTGGTTTGGGGGCTAAGATCAGGCGATCTTGATCAGCCTTTCGCCGTAGCGGATGAGGAAAGCGGCATCGGCCGCTGCGACGCCGTACTGACGGCCGGCCGCCAGCGGAGGATTCTCGGCCAGCTTCTCGAAGCGGCTCGAGGCGCGCAGGACATCGGTTCCCTGTCTCATTGAGAAAAAATAGATCTGGTCTCCCGCGCCGATGGGGGAGACCCAGTTCTGGCCTTGGAGCCGCCGGGTCCAGAGCTCTTCTCCGGTGGCCAGGCTCAGGCAATAGGCGACACCGGACTTGTTGACGAAATAGGCCTGGTCCCGATAGACCAGCGGCGAGCAGAAATAGGTGGTGGCGTTCGCGGCTCTCCACAGGATTGAGGGGCCGGCCTCGTCCTCTCCCGGGAAGCGAATGGCCAGGTTGTGCCCCCTCTTGCTGGAGCCGACGATGGCGCCGCCGGGGAAAGGAGTCGGGGAGGGGACCCGGTTCCCTTCCAATCCGTCCAGGCTCCAGAGCATCTTTCCGTCCCGGCTGCGAAAGGCGTCGAGCCGGTCGCCGCTTCCGGCCAGAATGATCTCTTGGTTCCGGTACCGGCAGACGGCCGGCGTGCTCCAGGCGATGCCTTGGGGCCGCTCCGTTCTCCAGAGGTTCTCCCCGGTTTTCTTGTCCGCCGACAACAGGAAGCTGGGACCGCTGTGGGCCGCCAGCGCCACGACACCGTTCTCCGTGAGCCGCAAGGAGCTGCCGATGCCGTGACGCCCCTGGAACTCGCCGTACTCCTCGACCAGGCTTCGTTGCCAGCGAATCTCGCCCGCATGGCTGAGCGCCATGAACTCCCCGGTCTCGAAGAAGACGTAGACGGAATCGGCGTCCGCGGCGGGCGTCGGGGCGGCCTTGCTGACCATGTTGCTGACCTTGATCCGCTGGGTCGGCGAGACGTTCCTCCGCCAGAGGAGTTCTCCCGTCTCCAGACTCAGCGACAGGATCGAAAGAGTCTCCTTGTAGGGACCCTCCAATGCCGTCAGAAACACCTGAGAGCCATGGAGCACCGGACTCGACTGGCCGTATCCGGGAAGTGGCGTGTCCCACGCCAGGTTCTTCCCGGGGGACCACTCGAGCGGATAGCCGTTTCCCGATGCCTGGCTCGTCCCCTCCCCGCGAAACCCCGTCCACCGGGCGGCTTGGGAGGGA from Acidobacteriota bacterium encodes the following:
- a CDS encoding exo-alpha-sialidase, translated to MRALGRIPLFGLGILFCLVSTAGSALGQAETRIKEPPGRFDGTGHIVTGDKLSASKYVKGTSIEGSWAVLPTPPLEIGNRRQLLMDGYVVEDLAGCRRVVHRPRRHPDNPLITGGASPDHRQTHVVSTPSVVYDRERGLYRMWANGYRMYRTAGQHFGLYFESRDGLTWTAPDLKLHRIEGLSAPNIFFTQPGRSASIAVTELPAEWRRKGRYLLAYHSGELGRNPATLQMPGGGMEVRIALSEDGIHFRDQEENPIFRGQSDCENQILYNPERKVFMLYRRPPINASRIRKIAYSESSDLVNWTQPAVILRPDELDPSSFYGMTVARYEGLYLGFLENFYYKQPFDVESKPAKHMQIDIQLAWSRNGIHWERHPARPLFLETGPAGTYDWGMVFPPVGLIQREDRLDFYYVGREQLHVRMPGNSHICLATLRRDGFVSIEAPQEGFLLTRPLKHPGGRLHINAKTSATGSIRVAVRSGDGELDGQWLPEWDYDRSRTFTGDSTDHVMVWNEMEDLESLSGKSIRLQFWLREAHLFSFWFE
- a CDS encoding sialidase family protein, producing the protein MKRVNLNRRRFLSRTLGAGVLASVAPALHGAALSAPSPSRRSRMRSLDAVADRQVTVWRPQGRFTKNPDLIRFPGGKLMLVYNDCDAHWPQETTRLTTLESHDNGKTWGTPRVVSEADPRKGEERWVTPRISRLSDGRLVIICDQNDFSHIHEDQPPGIWSWFSSDEGRTWSVPRLTGVPGFEPDRIVELPDGTLLMASQIFFKATRKIGVLVMRSTDGGMTWKDRSIVAADTVHHHSEAAIVVLSDGSLACVLRESNHHGYPSYLCFSNDGGRNWSRPEPMPFAGDRPYAKQLPDGRVLVTYRNRSGNRGTHAWIGDLRRNPGFQPGGVHYHDRVKLESGELRVDDVPGGVTQYILLPPENFRSDLFLEAVLRVEGPTDQPVASLEIGRLERRLDVCSNGLRLYAPKRDLGPDRASGGRIDLKHELDMTKPRNVRLNAWKGLFTVQVDGKVVMSRALYNDFPLLETWFGRAENGKGTSWWSRAAYQVSNDTEPHHQWEWRADSGEHPDQYQLDHMLELHANTPSATHRPDNGYSSWVELEDGRIFMVDYSNRGDPRTKAHLYGVYFSPGDFLT
- a CDS encoding type II toxin-antitoxin system VapB family antitoxin — protein: MATNLGIDPDLLEQALAVSGEKTKKATVNRALREFIARRSQERLLGLFGTLDWDDDYNYKRERSRQ
- a CDS encoding PIN domain-containing protein, which produces MNLFVDTSVWSIALRRDSPPDVSEVRRLREALVGGTVYTTGLVLQELLQGFHGPRARTQLIDRFSAMAMIVPTRGDHISAARLRNECRRNGIQVGTIDALLAQLCISHKLVMLSTDRDFIHIAEYTPLRLWRAD
- a CDS encoding PQQ-binding-like beta-propeller repeat protein; the encoded protein is MKPMPHHSRRRFLAACLAVPSQAARWTGFRGEGTSQASGNGYPLEWSPGKNLAWDTPLPGYGQSSPVLHGSQVFLTALEGPYKETLSILSLSLETGELLWRRNVSPTQRIKVSNMVSKAAPTPAADADSVYVFFETGEFMALSHAGEIRWQRSLVEEYGEFQGRHGIGSSLRLTENGVVALAAHSGPSFLLSADKKTGENLWRTERPQGIAWSTPAVCRYRNQEIILAGSGDRLDAFRSRDGKMLWSLDGLEGNRVPSPTPFPGGAIVGSSKRGHNLAIRFPGEDEAGPSILWRAANATTYFCSPLVYRDQAYFVNKSGVAYCLSLATGEELWTRRLQGQNWVSPIGAGDQIYFFSMRQGTDVLRASSRFEKLAENPPLAAGRQYGVAAADAAFLIRYGERLIKIA